A single window of Vigna radiata var. radiata cultivar VC1973A chromosome 4, Vradiata_ver6, whole genome shotgun sequence DNA harbors:
- the LOC106759381 gene encoding basic leucine zipper and W2 domain-containing protein 2 produces MSSKERPTLGGTRIKTRKRNIAAPLDPAAFSDAVVQIYLDNAGDLELIAKSIESSDLNFSRYGDTFFEVVFTGGRTQPGTTKPDEGDRHPYSIIECEPKREVILPSVIYIQKILRRRPFLIKNLENVMRRFLQSLELFEENERKKLAIFTALAFSQKLSGLPPETVLQPLLKDNLVAKGLVLSFMTDFFKEYLIDNSLDDLISILKRGKVEDNLLDFFPPTKRSNEAFSEHFSKEGLVALVEYNEKKIFEVKLKEMKAALTTQITEEADTSEVIETVKLRVRDAKLPDIEVVRVVWDVLMDAVQWSGKNQQQNANAALRQVKTWAELLNTFCTSGKLELELMYKVQMQCYEDAKLMKLFPEIVRSLYDQDVLAEDTILHWFRKGTNPKGRQTFVKALEPFVNWLEEAEEEE; encoded by the exons ATGAG ctCGAAGGAGAGACCCACTCTTGG TGGCACGCGGATTAAGACCCGCAAACGGAATATTGCAGCGCCCCTGGACCCTGCAGCATTCTCGGATGCAGTGGTCCAGATTTATTTGGATAATGCTGGTGATCTG GAACTTATTGCTAAGAGCATTGAATCTTCAGACCTTAACTTCTCAAGATACGGTGACACCTTTTTTGAG GTTGTCTTCACTGGGGGTCGTACTCAACCTGGAACTACCAAGCCTGATGAAGGGGACCGCCATCCTTACTCCATAATAGAGTGTGAGCCTAAGCGTGAAGTCATCCTACCATCTGTAATCTATATACAAAAGATTTTGCGGCGAAGGCCATTTCTCATCAAGAACCTTGAAAATGTCATGCGAAGATTCCTCCAGTCCTTGGAGCTTTTCGAGGAAAATGAGAGGAAGAAGTTGGCAATCTTCACAGCCCTTGCATTCTCCCAGAAGCTGTCTGGTCTCCCACCAGAAACTGTGCTCCAACCACTACTTAAAGATAACCTTGTGGCCAAAGGGCTAGTTCTGTCATTTATGACTGACTTCTTTAAGGAGTATCTGATTGACAACAGCCTTGATGATCTTATTTCAATTCTGAAGCGGGGAAAAGTAGAGGATAATCTTTTGGACTTTTTCCCCCCTACAAAAAGATCCAATGAAGCTTTCTCTGAGCATTTCAG CAAGGAAGGACTGGTGGCCTTGGTggaatataatgaaaagaaaattttcgaGGTGAAATTGAAGGAAATGAAGGCTGCTTTAACAACACAGATAACAGAGGAGGCTGATACATCTGAAGTCATTGAGACAGTGAAGTTGCGGGTTAGGGATGCTAAATTGCCAGACATTGAAGTGGTGCGGGTAGTGTGGGATGTTTTAATGGATGCTGTTCAGTGGTCAGGGAAAAATCAGCAACAGAATGCAAACGCAGCCCTCCGACAG GTAAAAACTTGGGCAGAACTGTTGAATACATTCTGTACTAGTGGGAAACTCGAGCTGGAACTGATGTACAAAGTACAAATGCAATGCTATGAGGATGCTAAACTTATGAAGCTGTTCCCTGAGATTGTTAGATCTCTCTATGACCAGGATGTACTGGCTGAAGATACAATTCTTCATTGGTTCCGTAAAGGAACAAACCCCAAGGGCAG GCAAACCTTTGTGAAGGCGCTGGAACCCTTTGTTAATTGGCTGGAGGAGGCTGAAGAGGAGGAGTAA
- the LOC106758103 gene encoding riboflavin biosynthesis protein PYRR, chloroplastic, producing MALSCLTLSANPSSMIWKCRASLPTSPHALVATYIRRAAHLADKSAGFTSPHPNFGCVILSPAGHVAGEGYLYAQGTAAAEVQAVDAAGERCRGATAYLNMEPGDCHGDHSAVSAMIQGGVKRVVIGMRHPLQHLRGNAVRALRNQGLHVDVLGEDLTGNLVEDAQKECLLVNAPLICRAASRVPFSVLKYAMTLDGKIAASSGHASWISSKQSRNLVFELRGRSDAVIVGGNTVRRDNPRLTARHGGGHMPMRIVMTQTLDLPEEANLWDMSEVSTIVVTQRGARRSFQKLLASKGVEVVEFDILTPREVMEYFHDRGYLSILWECGGTLAASAISSGVIHKVYAFIAPKIIGGKNAPSPVGDLGMVEMTQALNLIDVCYEQVGPDMLISGFLQPLPDVIPVIPSRDETFVVDPTVSPYESSIIFFYKTWDLYGALSNFSPHPIQIHDEDGDCVTWLSVEHYYQAHKFVGVDDTIAQDCVERIKSAKSPEEAARIGRSMQKQKPDLIRSDWENIKIDVMYKALKCKFSIYPHLKTLLLSTAGSVLVEASPHDLFWGGGREGEGLNYLGRLLMKLRSEFLGESSSSSETPSLTV from the exons ATGGCGTTGTCGTGTCTCACTCTCAGCGCAAACCCTTCTTCAATGATCTGGAAATGCAGAGCGTCCCTTCCCACCTCACCACACGCGCTCGTCGCCACCTACATCCGACGCGCCGCCCACCTCGCCGACAAATCCGCCGGCTTCACTTCCCCCCACCCTAACTTTGGCTGCGTCATCCTCTCACCCGCCGGTCACGTCGCCGGCGAGGGCTACCTCTACGCTCAGGGTACCGCAGCCGCGGAGGTCCAGGCCGTCGACGCCGCCGGCGAACGCTGCCGAGGCGCCACGGCATACCTGAACATGGAGCCCGGCGACTGCCACGGCGACCACAGTGCTGTGTCTGCTATGATCCAG GGAGGGGTCAAAAGAGTCGTGATTGGAATGAGGCATCCCCTGCAGCATCTCCGTGGCAATGCTGTGCGTGCACTCAGAAATCAAGGACTGCATGTTGATGTTCTTGGAGAGGATCTCACTGGTAATCTCGTTGAG GATGCACAGAAAGAGTGTCTTCTTGTCAATGCACCTTTGATTTGTAGAGCTGCTTCGCGTGTTCCCTTTTCTGTTCTCAAGTATGCTATGACCCTTGATG GAAAAATTGCAGCAAGCAGTGGCCATGCGTCATGGATAAGCAGCAAGCAATCTAGAAATCTGGTGTTTGAGCTGCGGGGTAGAAGCGATGCTGTTATTGTGGGAGGAAATACCGTTCGAAGGGACA ATCCAAGACTAACAGCCAGACATGGAGGAGGGCATATGCCAATGCGCATTGTGATGACCCAGACTCTTGATCTTCCTGAGGAAGCAAACCTATGGGACATGTCTGAGGTTTCTACCATAGTCGTAACACAAAGGGGTGCAAGGAGGAGTTTCCAGAAGCTGCTTGCATCTAAAGGAGTTGAGGTTGTGGAGTTTGACATATTAACTCCCCGAGAAGTTATGGAGTATTTCCATGATCGTGGttatctttcaattttatgGGAATGTGGAGGAACATTGGCGGCTTCGGCTATTTCATCTGGAGTAATTCACAAG GTTTATGCTTTTATTGCTCCTAAAATTATTGGTGGAAAGAATGCACCATCTCCTGTGGGAGATCTTGGGATGGTTGAGATGACACAGGCTTTAAATCTAATTGATGTTTGCTACGAGCAG GTTGGACCCGACATGCTTATTAGTGGATTTCTTCAGCCCTTACCCGACGTGATACCTGTAATCCCATCACGTGATGAAACTTTTGTTGTTGATCCTACTGTCTCACCATATGAGTCAAGtatcatatttttctataaaacatGGGATCTTTACGGTGCATTGTCAAATTTCTCTCCTCATCCCATTCAAATACATGATGAAGACGGTGACTGTGTGACTTGGTTGAGTGTTGAGCATTACTACCAG GCGCACAAGTTTGTTGGGGTGGATGATACTATAGCACAAGATTGTGTTGAAAGGATTAAATCTGCAAAAAGTCCAGAAGAAGCTGCAAGAATTGGACGGTCAATGCAAAAGCAGAAACCTGATCTG ATAAGATCAGACTGGGAGAACATAAAGATCGATGTCATGTACAAGGCACTGAAGTGCAAGTTCTCAATCTACCCGCATTTGAAAACTTTGCTGCTATCCACTGCTGGTTCTGTTCTAGTTGAGGCTTCACCACATGATCTGTTTTGGGGTGGAGGGCGAGAGGGAGAAGGCTTAAATTATCTTGGCAGATTGTTGATGAAATTAAGATCAGAGTTTCTTGGGGAGTCTTCATCATCAAGTGAGACCCCTAGTTTAACTGTATAG